GGAAAAGTTGGGGATTCAAAGCCAGTAGGCTTCAGCCCCTGGGGACAATGAATGACAATGTACAAAGTTTCATGGCCATCCATTCAAtaattgagatatttcagtctgaactGAAATGGTAGaccgagagacagagagaccgaCTGTCAGACAAACATTGCCCTAGAGCGATGCTGCCAGCCTGGCCAAAAGGTCAAGTTGACAGGATGTCCATATATTATCAACATTTAACTGAAATCATGTAATTGGCAAAACAAATTAGTATAACACCTTTTTTAGGAGACATAGTTGAGAGTTTATACATTATTTAGCTTAATTGCCTCATTTCAAGAGCTGAAATGCAATTGGTAACAAATTGCGCTGTGTAGAATATAAATCACATTTTCAGTTACAAATAAACTGGGACTCCTTATTTCAAATGCATATTTTATGTTTCTTCCTCGGAATTGTTAGATAAGTGCTAACAAACTATTTTTAATCCCAGAAACTTGCTCTGCACTTTTGAGTTTCTCTTGAATTAATTAGCAACACCACTCTAATGGAAGTTTTAAGTCCAATCCATATACATATATTCATAGAGTTTGTGTTAAAGATGGAAATTCTGCGCGTTGCGTTTCTCAAGTAGTCATACTTCAAAATTGCCGATGTCACCAGACGTTTTACAGCATGTAGAGGACAGTACAGACTTTAATTTGGTTGTTACACAATGTTAGTCCGTGTTTTAGTCCTCATGCTCACAAGATCATTCCATTGACATACTCATTCAAACATCACACTAAGCATATAGGTAATGACATTCTATGGACTCGAATGACTTTTACAGCAAAATTAACAAGTCACATAAGTCCcctgagagagagtgagtaggCGATGTGCCGTCTTCCTCAGGTTTACAATAAACATAAATGTAGTGATACCTCAGTTCAAAGCTGGACGGATAAACAATGCTTTGGAAGGGAGCCATTTGGAAGCATAACAACGAAGCAGGGAGGGGGATGAGGGTGCCTGAGCGCCAGGCTGAGGCTCCTGCGCTGATCAGCGCTGCATGATGCAGacaacagaggaggaggaggagaggaaggaggagcgagcgagcgagcgagTGGGGGAACAGACTGGCTGAAGCTCGCAGCTCTCAGTCTCTCTTCAGTGCTTTGTGAAGCAGCTTCTTTTTGCTTTCCCTCTCGCACGCACCTGCCCCTCCTACTCTTTTGCCTGAGCTGACAAGAGCAAACGCGGCGGCAAAAAAAGGGGCTCACTCGCTCCAACTCTCCCCGTGCCATGCTGCCCTGGAGAAGGAATAAGTTTGTTCTGGTGGAAGATGAGGCCAAGAGTAAACCCAAGAGCCTGGGGACGGGGCTGACCTACCActccatcctctcctctcttctgcgCTCCTGTCCGGACTTGCTGCCTGACTGCCCCTTCGACTGGGTGGGCAACATCTTCCATACCAAACGGCAAAAGGTGGAGCTGAACAAAGAGGAGCCTGTTTACAACGTGCGCTACCTGGGGAGTGTGGTCACCATCACAGCAAAGGGAGACGGCTGCACCCAGGAGGCAGTGGCCAAGATCTGGGTGAGGAGCAACTACGGGGAGCAGAGTGTCAAGATGAGGTTATCAGTGGGGCCGCAGGGCATCAGGATGAGTGCTGACAAATCTGGGAAAAAGAAACCCATCCATCTTTACTCACTGAACAGAATCACCTACTGCGGCGCTGACCCGTGCCGGCCCAAGATCCTGGCTTGGATCTACAGGCACCAGGTCAAGAACATGGCCGTGGTGCTCCGGTGCCACGCCGTCCTGGTTAGCAAGTCGGAGAAGGCCCAGGCCATAGGCCACAGCCTCTACCAGAATGCCACCTCCGCCTTCAGCGAGTTCAAGCGGCTGAAGCGTCAGAGCGATTTCCGGCACtgccagcagcagctgctgggGGAGGAAGCGGTGCCCCTGATGCCTCTGAGGAGGCTGCTGAACGGGCAGTGCCACTACAGACCGCCGGCCAACAACCCCGGCAGCGCCACCCGCCTCTGCTCcatcacagaggaagaagaagaggaggaagaggaggacatGGAAGATGAGAGGCAAGAGATGGAGGAACCAGATGAGCAGCAGGAGAAGCAGGTTTTTACAACAAAAACAGACCCGACTCAGTTATTATCAGAGCTGGACATTGGGGATATTGCCAGACTGGAGCAGTGCCAAATCAACTTTGTCAgtgacagcaacaacaacacgtTTACATTTATAACCTCTCTGGTGTGACAATAATGCAATTTAAAGAATTCTGCAACACTACAGTGACACATTCGTCTCTTGGCCCTTCTCTGGTACCCCACTCAGGCTCCTTCCTTCCCCGTTCCATGAAATGTGAAGGGTTTACTAGAAACTTCTCCTACTCCCGGGTGGTGGAGAAAAGGCAGAGGATCGTTCTGTGGGAGCAATTTCTATGCTGGCCAGATGGCTCAGATGCTGGTTTTGACGATAGCAGTTTGGGAAACTGCGTGTTTACAAAGAGGGCTGGGGATGCACAGACTAACTATAGCACAATGACGAATGAGGACAATggtttcagaaaaaaaaggagagatcaCTGGGTCACATATTGATCACAGCACCAAGCAGGATGTGTTTATTAGTCCTCTATCTTCTTATATTTGTGAGTATAATTTATGCCGTGTTTGCCAGCGGGAACATATTTCGGATCGATTTGTAATATATTTTTCAGGGAGGTTCTTTGTAAATTTGTGTGATTTTTCTAATATGACAATCCTCACTGAAATTGTTCACAGACTGACCTTTTCCCAATGCTTACAATCGCGAGAAGTTATCAAGGTTTTACTAATGACCACGGCCGACTAATGAATAAGGCTGTCATTTAGGAAGCAAGCCATTGAGTCGACATGTTTATTGCTGTCATCTGTTACGGTTCTTATCATTTATGCATGACATGTCAGCAGTAACCTTTTCGTGCGGAGCTTCTGTCTTTTTTCATGTGACATCTTTGATCCTCGGGGCTTTCAAAATGAGCACTGTGATAAATGTGTTGCTGGGGATAAAATATACAACTGTTCACGTAGCAATGTCTAACTATGACCTGAAGCTaagcttttttttcacatacctaTTGCTTTGTCACCTGGTTTgccaacacaacagcaaaaatttatttaaatttgccTTCGCTTTTTAGCCAAGTTTTGCTAATACAGTTTTTCCACATGAGCCCTTACAAATGCAGATGGACCCTTACAATTTAACACAAACTGTTTTGAATATGACTTTGGCTAATTTCCTGTTGATAATTTATGTCCTACTGTCAAAGATGCATTGTGATTATTATGAGATGAAGCTATCTATTTTCCAAATATGATGAATAAAAATTACCCTTACTTGGGTTTACTTCTTGAATCACGGAGGGAGGGTATTTCTAGATGTTTTCAGAGATTATTTAAATGAATCCAACAATTTTTGCATTCCACTACCGTGCATTTGCATATTTCTGATGTGAAAATATGCCTGACCTACACttcaaaaagggaaaaaaacatatttacaccAGCATAATCTGCTTCCTGAGCTATACAACTGTAtgaaaaagatgtttttttgtcacaagAAAAGACATAACTTTATACTGCCAGTCAGTCCAATTAGATGTTAATGTGGTTTGATACATTTCTGCAGGCCTTGTACTGGCTTCTCAGCCTTTTTTTACTCTGAGGGGAGCAATTAATCAGCAGATTGAATTGTCCAGGAAATGAACATAAAGCACCTGCCTCGGCAGGACAGCTGTCAGGCTCTGACAGAAGCGAGTGATCCAAAACGGGGACCGGGAAGTTGACTCACCCCATCAACCACTTTACTGCAAACATCAGCCATTTCAGTGACGTCTTTAAAATCTTTTACTGGAATCGCACAAACACCAGCAAGTGACGACAATGAACCAGTGCCTGGTGTTTCACAATCATCAGCATCTCTGTCTTTGAACAACTCTGAATTAATATATTCCATATTATATCACCACCAATATAATCTTGCAGGGCAATAAATATATTGATGATCTGTGGAATTATTGAAGCCCAAACTGTTCATAAATTCTGTTTAATTGTTTTACGTAACAACATCAAAAGCTGTTTGATTTGACAGTGGAGAGTCCTCATTAAGAATTCTGCTTGTGAAGAGGAATAGGTGCAGCTCTGTTTATGTATCAGAAAACAGAATCATTTTGAGTTGGTTTATATTATTAAAATGGGTTTTTCTGAAGGAATACTTTCAGCTGGAACCTTtgaaatcaatattttttttcttctccaagAATAAGCTACCTCTGAAAAACTAAAGGGACCTGAAGTCAGAAGATAGATAATAAAGGATTCCTGTGTCCTTGCCACACAACCCATAGCAATAGCTGCACATTGTGGATCCTAAGAGAAACCATTTTTATTGctttattatattttacttGCATTTTAATCTCCAGCCAGTTTGACAGGCTCCTGTTCTGCTTATATAAAGTCATATGTACACAGACAGTAGGTGATAAAGAGACTGTTTTCTCACTGACATTCATGCAGAAATGTATTGTGTCCGACATGCTGCCAGCGTTATGTTAACATGGAGTAGTTAGAGGAACCACAGTGCTTTTATGTAAACATAACTCTTTGTCAGGCAAGCAGAAGAGAGGGAGCAGATGGCAGCAGCAAGGTGCACGCTGGGCTTTATCACAGCCATCTTCCAGAATAACAAGGACTCAAGGCCAGATCCAAAGCTTGTTGTGGTTGGCCACATCGTCAGACACAGGAGACGCTCTTAACGGACACAAAGTCAAATCAAATGTGGCACAGAGCTGGCCTGTCAAGTATCACATATAACCATGCTGTGCCATTTTACAGCAGGGTGTCTGTGGAGAACGAAAAAGCTGTTTCTGCTTGCACACAGCTGTTCAAAGgctttctcatctctgtgcggaGTCTGCGAAGCAAAACGCAGGGAGATGAGTGACAGCACAGCGGGCCGGCTCGCCTCCATCACTGCCCAGGAGAAGAGGAGTAGCACAATGTTGTAGCCGAGGGCAGCTGGCAGCAGGTGGTGGTCCGTTTTGTTCCAGtgataattataaaaataaaaaaaaaaagtgttgagcAGCTTCTGTGTGAGGATGGCAGAGAGGAAGGACACTGTGGACCAGCAACACTCCGCTCAGTACACAGAGAACAGTGTTAAGatcttgtaaaaaaaagtgtcttaGTGTTTTAGAGTTTATGCAGCTGACTACAGACATTTCTTTCCACGTAACATTGGCCTTATTTCTCCCAAAGAGTCGATTTAAACGACAATATAGTTTGTCTGTCCCTCTAGAATGACACGTGTTTTCTGTTGTGACGTCCCTATTGGAAAGGACAATATCATTTGTCTGAGCCTCAATCACTGTTAAAAGAtagtgtgacaacattatggttAAGGTTTGTTTAGGTCAAGGCAAAACATGACTTGGTAAGGTTTAGGGAAAGGACTGtggtttgatttaaaaaaagaactaaGTTAAGGTTTGGGGAACTTTATTCTCACTGTTACAATAATAAACGctttgttaaagctttagtgtgtaactttttgaaatTAATAAACATCCGTTACGTTCAagtcattgccaaatgagttgctacaaagctaattaagactctctctgtatttctcaatatggctgtgttcagaagattgtgtcgtccggtgactgaTCATGATTTTTTAATTCTCCGTTTCCTCCGTGGCTACCATggtggctactagcaactgtgtgggggAGGGAATGGTGGCACGTGCGCGATcattgtatcatgtggacgcgctgacagagttgttgtcattacttagaattcctcatgggggagacagaaactacacactgtaGCTTTAAGTGAGGGAACGAACAGCAGTGTTTGTCCAATATTAtgttgacccatccacccacgTGAACTTTGTCGCTCAATAATTCCTAGGCCTGTCACAGAAGGTCCCATACATAAGCTCGGGGAAGTGGCTCTGCCCTGCTCATTAACGTTGGTGGGGAAGTTAATAAGATGTGCATTTGTCAAACCCACTAGTAAGTCTTCATCAAGCAAGTAATTTCTCTTATAAAACCAAAAAATACGGTATGAAAACACTTCATATACGTAAAGCATACATTTCGTAGAAGCAAGTTCCCGGGTGCAGCATCTTCATCGTGATGCGTCAAACCATAATGGGCTCATCACTGCCCCTTGAAAATACCCACTGGTACTTGATGCTTGGTGAGAACTGCAGTTATATCAGATGTCCCCCCTCAAACAAGGCTATATAATACCGTCACTTGACATTACATATGCCGTTTTTGGGCACTGAAACGACCGATGCTGTCATTCTTCTGGGGAGGACAGTTTCCATTTCTTGCGTTATTTTGAGGTTCCTATCATTACAATCAAAGGAGAATACTTGAGTTAGAGTTACAAGTTCAACTGATCAGACTATCAAAGCTAACAAGCAGCGTTTTCCATCTCATACATATCTTATAGCGCATTCTGAGAAAAGGAGTTGCACACCTGGCAATTTGCAAATGAGATGCCCTGCGTTTTGTTGCTCAGCAACACTGTCAAAACCGTACTGAGGTAGAGGAGGATTTCTGTTGGTACAAACAAAAGCACTGCACTCTAACTGTAAGATCCACATTCAGGATTTGTTTTTAGCTTGACTGAAAAACTTGGCATATTACACAACACAACTTCTCCGCATGATCTTAAAGTGAGCAGAAACTCATTATACTAAGTTGTCAAGTAGTCTCCTGAGGCCACTACTGTTCCTGTTGAGTGTAAAGACTccgtcataaaaaaaaatcctgagtgCCAGTGAGCATAACTATACAGCTAACTAATTCATGAGAATCAGGAATAAGTTACTGCCATGAAATATTAATGGTTTTATCCCATAAAAACATAATAAGTAACGCCAACACTGTCTGGGAAGAAGTCTGAGATGAAAAATCATGCCTCTGGAaaggtgtgtgtgcattttgttTAGTAATGCTGTCCAGAAAAGTGAATAATATCTCTGCTGTCTCTTTTCTGCCCAGAACAgtgcatgcttttttttttgtagcaaGGCAAGGGCTGCAGATAAATTTATGTTAGTGAAACGATTGAATCCTACAGCCTTGGACAGTTTTTCAGTCAGCTTCACTGCACATCCATGCACTCCCTTTTTGCTGCTGACTTTATTGAAAATGAGCCACAGAAGATATTCCCTGCCCTTTCCACCACGGTTCCTCTATTACACCCGTTTAAATTACTCTTGGAAAAGCCCCCGAAACCTTTGTGCAAAATTGAAAAAGCCTTCTccgcccttttttttttttttttttttggaaagggtATTTCCCCCAAGGAGGGGGAGggccccttccccccccccccccctccctttccccccccccccccgctacAGAACGGGAGGATTGCAGGAAGGTTGCACGTATCTTTCGTCCCCTGACGTCACCAGAGAGCCATTAGACACACTGATTATGAAATCAATAACCTGGAAGCACCATAGTGCTATTTTATAGCACCCAATTGGAAACAGTACTGCTCATGTCCTTGCAGGGTCTGCTTTCATTGTTTTGAGTTGTGCGTCAGCTGCTTTACTGCTTGTAATGGTGAGATCTGGTTACACTCTGCATCCATCCACCTTGAATGACACCTGTGACATACGCTGCTGTAACTACGTCCTGACATCAGCAGTGCTCACAGAAAACAGGTTTGGATTGAAAGAGTCAAATATGAAGAGATATAGATTTGTTCTTATGATCACATGGGATTTTGAAGGAAAAGTTCAATGTATTTGAGAAATATGCTAATAACAACAAGTCAACGATATGGATGGTTGGTTTCCTCTAACCCTCTAATAAGACCAACAAGAGCGTTTAATAAAATAACGTCCCTAGCAGTGGCAGGAAACGACCTCATTtctaaaccagagaatgtaTCAGTCGCGGTTTTGAACGTAAAGGTTACAATTTTAAGCACGTCCTTAAAATTGTGAAATTGTGGTTATGTTTATGCACCAAAACAATTAGAAAAAGAttttggtttgggttcaaatcagatgttacttcacttcctgaaggttacgCATGTGATGCTGGATGTGACTTTCATCAAGTGAAAAGAAAACCTCATTGTTTACTTTTAGTTTTAACAGGACTCAACGCCTgctctcttgggtgaaagtcctgtctttggttgacccatccaccaccctgaACTACCTCCTTACGCGGAAATTTGGCGATCTTCTATTTTGTCATCTtgcttcctgctttgctcccttCATAATGACTGCGGCTACAAGAGGGCATCGCcagaataaatgtaaatattggtCGTAtttttgctgcttgaacaaacaatgTCTGGGATTGTTTTTGGGGCAGGACAGTCTTGCTAATATGCTTATATGAGTGAAATGAGAAGATTACCTTACCAAGCACAACAATAGATGAACCCAAAAGCAGACTCAGAACAAGGAGATTCAGATTACAGAAGACAGGCAAAAGAAACTAAGAAGGCTAGGCAGCATCAAAGGTCCAAAAACAAGTTGTGGTCATGAAGTATTGTGTGGCACTTTACTACTACTCCTTTAAGAAACTTGAGACACAAGTGCAATGACATCCGTGACAGACTGGATCAAGTCTTTCAAATATGGCAAGGTTTTCTCTCATGCCTCCCATTTCACATTCTCCCCTACTTctttttaagatcatttttttgggggattttcccTTTAATATATAGTGACAGTAGATAGactggaaagggggagagagatgggggataaCACGCAGCAGGTCAGAATCGAACCCTcgctgctgcaggactcagccaacatggggtgaatgctcttactgggtgagctagaggcctcCCCACATTCTCCCTTACTTCTAACACAGCTATCTCAGGTTATTAACATTCAATTGGTTGCAATAAAGATAATGTACCCA
This genomic interval from Perca fluviatilis chromosome 5, GENO_Pfluv_1.0, whole genome shotgun sequence contains the following:
- the fam43b gene encoding protein FAM43B translates to MLPWRRNKFVLVEDEAKSKPKSLGTGLTYHSILSSLLRSCPDLLPDCPFDWVGNIFHTKRQKVELNKEEPVYNVRYLGSVVTITAKGDGCTQEAVAKIWVRSNYGEQSVKMRLSVGPQGIRMSADKSGKKKPIHLYSLNRITYCGADPCRPKILAWIYRHQVKNMAVVLRCHAVLVSKSEKAQAIGHSLYQNATSAFSEFKRLKRQSDFRHCQQQLLGEEAVPLMPLRRLLNGQCHYRPPANNPGSATRLCSITEEEEEEEEEDMEDERQEMEEPDEQQEKQVFTTKTDPTQLLSELDIGDIARLEQCQINFVSDSNNNTFTFITSLV